A stretch of the Deltaproteobacteria bacterium genome encodes the following:
- a CDS encoding FAD-binding oxidoreductase, producing MSEITVRSLSGGESKIDAQAIDDLRAKLRGEVLLPGEGGYDEARSIWNAMIDRKPGIIVRCMGNRDVMDAVNFARENNILIAVKGAGHNIAGNAVCDGGLMIDLSAMNFVSVNPKTRRAYVGPGATLGDFDHETQAFGLATPVGINSTTGIAGLTLGGGFGWLTRKHGMTVDNLLSADVVTAEGKFLHASEEENPDLFWAIRGGGGNFGIVTMFEFELHPVGPEVLTGLIVFPFNEAKSVISKYLEYVEGLPEDLAIWVVLRQAPPLPFLPEEVHGKEVVVLAFMYAGKPEAGEKLIEPIRGFGNPHGEFVGVGPYEGWQKAFDPLLTPGARNYWKSHDFSDIGEGAVDTLIDYAGKLPSSQCEIFIAHLAGEANKIPHDATAYANRDTKFVLNVHGRWDDNSGDDKCISWAREFFDKSAEFATGSVYVNFMTEEETGRVTNAYGPNYDRMVQMKKKFDPKNLFRMNQNIKPSA from the coding sequence ATGTCTGAAATTACGGTAAGGTCGTTAAGCGGTGGAGAGTCAAAAATAGACGCCCAGGCTATAGATGACTTGAGGGCCAAGCTCAGGGGTGAAGTACTGCTTCCGGGTGAGGGCGGTTATGACGAAGCCCGCAGTATCTGGAACGCCATGATAGACCGGAAGCCCGGAATTATAGTAAGGTGTATGGGCAATCGCGATGTGATGGACGCAGTGAATTTCGCCCGTGAGAATAATATACTCATAGCTGTCAAAGGAGCGGGCCATAACATAGCGGGCAACGCTGTTTGCGATGGGGGGTTGATGATTGACCTGTCAGCTATGAACTTTGTGAGTGTTAATCCTAAAACCAGAAGGGCTTATGTAGGCCCGGGCGCCACTCTCGGGGATTTTGACCACGAAACACAGGCATTCGGACTCGCCACCCCCGTCGGCATAAACTCTACAACCGGCATCGCGGGGCTTACGCTCGGAGGAGGCTTCGGGTGGTTAACCCGAAAGCACGGTATGACCGTTGACAACCTTCTTTCCGCGGATGTAGTAACCGCGGAAGGCAAATTCCTCCATGCAAGTGAAGAGGAAAATCCGGATCTTTTCTGGGCTATCCGCGGAGGAGGCGGGAACTTCGGCATAGTGACCATGTTCGAGTTTGAGCTCCACCCTGTAGGTCCTGAGGTGCTCACCGGGTTGATTGTTTTTCCGTTTAATGAAGCCAAGAGTGTTATCTCGAAATACCTCGAATATGTTGAGGGGCTTCCTGAAGACCTGGCCATCTGGGTGGTTCTGCGTCAGGCGCCGCCCCTTCCGTTTTTACCGGAAGAAGTGCATGGGAAGGAGGTAGTAGTGTTAGCGTTTATGTACGCCGGCAAGCCTGAAGCGGGAGAGAAGTTAATCGAGCCGATTCGGGGTTTCGGCAATCCTCACGGCGAGTTCGTGGGAGTGGGCCCGTACGAGGGTTGGCAGAAAGCGTTTGACCCGCTGCTTACACCGGGGGCGAGAAATTACTGGAAATCGCATGATTTTTCAGACATCGGCGAGGGCGCTGTCGACACGCTTATAGATTACGCCGGTAAACTCCCTTCATCTCAATGTGAGATATTTATCGCTCATTTAGCAGGCGAGGCGAACAAAATTCCACATGACGCAACAGCCTACGCAAATCGTGACACAAAATTCGTTCTTAACGTTCACGGCAGGTGGGATGACAATAGCGGGGATGACAAATGTATCTCCTGGGCACGCGAATTCTTCGATAAATCAGCCGAGTTCGCTACGGGAAGCGTCTATGTGAACTTTATGACTGAAGAGGAAACCGGCCGTGTAACTAACGCTTACGGTCCTAACTACGACAGAATGGTTCAGATGAAAAAGAAGTTCGATCCGAAGAACCTATTCAGAATGAATCAGAATATCAAGCCGTCTGCTTAG
- a CDS encoding MFS transporter: MEERPSRILPVIMFSQFAGTSLWFAGNAVLGNLQAELNIGPGSLGYVTSSVQLGFIIGTLVFAFFVISDRYSPRKVFFVCSVLGALSNLGILIPAEGLPLLLTFRFMTGFFLAGIYPVGMKIAAGWFKKDIGEALGYLVGALVLGTAFPFLLKATGGAFDWQSVVLSVSAVSVSGGVLMLVLVPDGPYLSTGTKFNPKAIPVIFGSKGLRSAAFGYFGHMWELYTLWAFVPVLLSAYGVNNGEAVNVPLWSFAVIGAGGIGCILGGFISKGRGSAPMAFYQLLASGLCCVLSPLVFFAPAEIFLGFFVFWGIVVAGDSPQFSALVAVKAPREYVGSALTIVTSIGFFITIISIQSVGYLAEFVSAEYLMLFLVPGPVLGLAALWGSVRHEKNWQ, encoded by the coding sequence GTGGAAGAAAGGCCCTCACGGATCCTGCCGGTTATTATGTTCTCGCAGTTCGCGGGCACGTCGCTGTGGTTTGCCGGCAATGCTGTTCTGGGCAACCTGCAGGCTGAGTTAAATATCGGGCCCGGCTCTTTGGGCTACGTTACCTCTTCCGTGCAACTGGGATTTATCATAGGCACGCTCGTATTCGCCTTCTTTGTTATCTCCGACCGGTACTCTCCCAGAAAAGTATTTTTTGTATGTTCCGTACTCGGGGCCCTTTCCAATCTGGGTATCCTGATACCTGCGGAAGGGCTTCCGCTGTTATTAACATTCCGCTTTATGACCGGATTCTTCTTAGCCGGTATATATCCCGTAGGTATGAAAATCGCTGCGGGCTGGTTCAAAAAGGACATTGGGGAGGCACTTGGATACCTTGTCGGCGCGCTCGTGCTCGGTACGGCTTTCCCGTTTCTGTTAAAGGCCACGGGTGGAGCATTCGACTGGCAGAGTGTGGTTCTCTCGGTATCAGCCGTATCGGTATCAGGAGGGGTGCTAATGCTCGTTCTGGTTCCGGACGGCCCGTATCTGAGCACAGGAACTAAATTCAATCCTAAAGCCATACCCGTCATTTTCGGCTCGAAGGGTTTACGGTCAGCAGCATTCGGCTACTTCGGCCATATGTGGGAGCTCTACACACTCTGGGCGTTTGTTCCGGTTTTACTGTCCGCATACGGTGTCAATAACGGTGAAGCCGTTAACGTCCCGTTATGGTCTTTTGCCGTCATCGGGGCCGGAGGTATAGGGTGCATTCTGGGGGGATTCATATCGAAGGGCCGGGGAAGCGCGCCGATGGCTTTTTATCAACTGCTCGCCTCGGGGCTGTGCTGCGTTCTTTCTCCGCTGGTTTTTTTTGCGCCGGCTGAAATATTCCTCGGTTTTTTTGTATTCTGGGGAATTGTAGTGGCCGGGGATTCGCCCCAGTTCTCGGCCTTGGTAGCCGTGAAAGCGCCCCGGGAGTACGTGGGGTCGGCATTGACCATAGTAACGAGCATAGGTTTTTTTATAACTATAATCAGCATTCAATCAGTCGGTTATCTTGCGGAGTTCGTTAGCGCGGAGTATCTGATGCTCTTTCTCGTGCCCGGTCCGGTTTTGGGATTGGCGGCGCTGTGGGGCTCAGTGCGGCATGAGAAAAACTGGCAATAA
- a CDS encoding LysM domain-containing protein, protein MKRLLVSSILVTGLAMTGAAGIVSAEQPGDSQSGVHEMEQTQENIHSENFTGEGLEYTVKPGDTLASIAEEHLGSSDKWEVIARANGIETPDQLEAGQTLVIPANADTADAASNDVADQDEDAYTAQDAQDNAMSEEDREMKGEITEISAENESLTLTDENGDIHSLKFNDEELLEGIAVGDFVKVEIEGDGTVISVEKVEKKA, encoded by the coding sequence GCTATGACAGGGGCAGCCGGAATAGTTTCGGCGGAGCAACCAGGAGATTCTCAGTCGGGGGTTCATGAAATGGAGCAAACACAAGAGAACATCCATTCCGAAAACTTTACTGGTGAAGGGCTGGAATACACGGTTAAACCCGGAGATACCCTTGCAAGTATTGCCGAAGAGCACCTAGGCTCCTCAGACAAGTGGGAAGTAATAGCCAGGGCGAACGGGATTGAAACTCCCGACCAGCTTGAGGCAGGCCAGACACTCGTAATACCGGCAAACGCTGACACTGCCGACGCCGCTTCAAACGACGTGGCCGATCAGGACGAAGATGCATATACCGCTCAAGATGCTCAAGATAACGCGATGAGCGAAGAGGACCGTGAAATGAAGGGCGAAATCACGGAAATAAGCGCCGAGAATGAAAGCCTGACACTCACTGATGAAAACGGTGATATTCACTCATTAAAGTTTAATGATGAAGAATTACTGGAAGGCATTGCCGTCGGAGACTTCGTAAAGGTCGAGATCGAGGGCGACGGTACGGTGATTTCCGTTGAGAAAGTAGAGAAAAAAGCCTAG
- a CDS encoding tetratricopeptide repeat protein — protein MIIIKPHLIFYLVLITLLTGCVVPPGSIEELTERQNSLESRLAANSSEITDIQRKVEIQEARIRSLEKNYSDIYMKMDDLRKKQSVKSAKQKSADDLYNSADKSYKKGEYTNAILTYQILIDTYPNDKRVADAYLKQGLSLVKIGRKNGAKFFFKTLIERFPGSREAEIAKQELKKINSS, from the coding sequence ATGATAATAATTAAACCTCACTTAATTTTTTACCTTGTTCTTATAACCCTTCTTACGGGATGCGTCGTCCCTCCCGGCTCCATAGAGGAGCTTACCGAACGTCAGAACAGTCTGGAAAGCAGGCTGGCGGCAAATTCAAGCGAGATAACGGATATTCAAAGGAAAGTCGAAATACAGGAGGCGAGGATTAGAAGCCTGGAAAAAAATTATTCCGATATATATATGAAGATGGATGACCTTCGAAAGAAACAATCCGTAAAGTCCGCAAAGCAAAAGTCGGCCGACGATCTATACAACAGTGCGGACAAATCTTATAAGAAGGGAGAGTACACGAACGCAATTCTCACCTACCAGATACTTATCGACACATATCCCAACGACAAAAGAGTAGCCGACGCCTACCTGAAACAGGGACTGTCGCTCGTCAAAATAGGCCGGAAGAACGGAGCAAAATTCTTTTTTAAAACACTTATTGAAAGGTTCCCCGGCTCAAGAGAAGCGGAAATCGCCAAGCAGGAGCTCAAGAAAATAAATTCCAGCTGA
- the trkA gene encoding Trk system potassium transporter TrkA: MKIIIIGGGEVGAFLARGLSKENDVIVIEKDKDLAKRIGDTYDVLSIDGDGKDPEILKKYSVDADVSVSVTGNDETNILSCLLFSSFGIPTVIARVGNPEFLDYPEHLNKENIFIVNPGTIISKRIFSIIGSPFAWRVEKFAQGKIRMFKLKIEEDTPIAGRKLSQLGGAENWQFVALSRNGTIHIPKGETELQVGDYIYALGNPEKQGRLKELLGLEEEELETVIIMGGGKIGTKAASNLAEQGLSVRLLESDSDRARSVAEDFPDILVLNGDGTESDALKEAGITSADYFLSLTGDDEKNALSALLAKSMGAKRVLILYNKSDYMNLIEKIGIDRALSEKVETANEILKILRIGTVEKISLVAEGNAQVLEFEITDKAKILDTPLKDAKLPEESIVGVVIRGDDLILPRGDFRASAGDTIVIFALPEAVEQLENMLV, encoded by the coding sequence ATGAAAATTATTATTATAGGGGGAGGTGAAGTCGGCGCATTTCTGGCAAGAGGATTATCCAAAGAGAATGACGTAATTGTTATTGAAAAGGACAAAGATTTGGCGAAAAGAATAGGCGACACATACGACGTTCTCTCAATAGATGGTGACGGCAAAGACCCGGAAATCCTGAAAAAATATTCTGTCGATGCCGATGTCAGCGTTTCGGTAACAGGCAACGATGAGACTAATATCTTGTCGTGCCTTCTATTTTCCTCTTTTGGTATTCCGACTGTTATCGCCCGAGTCGGTAATCCCGAGTTCCTGGATTATCCCGAACATCTCAATAAAGAAAACATATTTATCGTTAACCCCGGGACAATTATTTCTAAAAGGATTTTTAGTATTATCGGTTCTCCTTTCGCGTGGAGGGTGGAAAAATTCGCCCAGGGAAAAATAAGGATGTTCAAGCTCAAAATTGAAGAAGATACTCCGATCGCGGGTAGAAAACTTTCACAATTAGGGGGCGCTGAAAATTGGCAGTTCGTGGCTTTATCAAGAAACGGGACAATACATATACCCAAAGGGGAAACCGAGCTTCAAGTCGGGGACTATATTTATGCGCTCGGTAATCCGGAGAAACAGGGCCGGCTCAAGGAGCTTTTAGGTCTGGAAGAGGAAGAATTAGAGACTGTAATAATAATGGGAGGCGGCAAAATTGGTACAAAAGCGGCATCGAATTTAGCCGAACAGGGTCTCTCCGTGAGACTGCTTGAGAGTGATTCCGACCGGGCCAGATCAGTAGCCGAAGACTTCCCCGATATTCTGGTGCTTAACGGGGACGGAACGGAAAGTGACGCGCTAAAGGAAGCAGGCATTACCTCGGCTGATTATTTTTTATCTCTGACGGGGGATGATGAAAAAAATGCGCTAAGCGCTCTGCTTGCAAAGAGCATGGGGGCTAAAAGGGTGCTGATACTATACAATAAATCTGATTATATGAATCTTATCGAGAAAATTGGTATCGACAGAGCGCTCAGTGAGAAAGTTGAGACCGCGAATGAAATTTTAAAGATCCTTCGTATCGGAACGGTCGAAAAAATTTCGCTTGTTGCCGAAGGAAACGCTCAGGTGTTGGAATTTGAAATTACGGATAAAGCCAAGATACTGGATACTCCGCTTAAAGATGCCAAACTTCCAGAGGAGTCTATTGTAGGCGTCGTCATCAGGGGAGATGATCTGATTTTGCCGCGGGGGGATTTCAGAGCAAGCGCCGGGGATACGATAGTTATTTTTGCCCTTCCCGAGGCGGTCGAGCAATTGGAAAACATGCTTGTCTGA
- a CDS encoding OmpA family protein: MNMATKIWNKINRYLVPGALGIFMVYGVASTHMAPQSEGAEMESGMPGYEVLAASTELSPYSPELKDIFFNENSYRIREDAKEVLKENSEVLKTETDTYVVIEAYCNAGEQIPENLGVLRAESVKNYVVQQGIDPDRIITANKCNAYDMKLSNTEDSIGLDSRVHFVALDELAEDRNLALNK, from the coding sequence ATGAATATGGCAACTAAAATTTGGAATAAAATAAATCGGTATCTGGTTCCGGGCGCACTCGGAATCTTTATGGTCTACGGAGTGGCATCGACCCATATGGCCCCACAATCGGAGGGAGCCGAAATGGAAAGCGGGATGCCCGGCTACGAGGTGCTGGCGGCGTCCACTGAATTGAGCCCGTACAGTCCTGAGCTGAAGGACATATTCTTTAACGAAAACAGTTACAGAATAAGGGAGGACGCCAAAGAGGTGCTGAAAGAAAACTCCGAAGTCCTCAAAACTGAGACGGATACCTATGTGGTGATCGAAGCGTACTGCAACGCCGGTGAGCAAATTCCCGAAAATCTCGGTGTACTGAGGGCCGAATCCGTAAAAAATTATGTCGTTCAGCAGGGCATCGATCCCGACAGAATCATAACGGCGAACAAATGCAACGCTTACGACATGAAGCTTTCAAACACTGAAGATTCCATAGGACTCGACAGCAGAGTGCACTTCGTAGCTTTAGATGAGCTGGCCGAAGACAGGAATTTAGCTCTTAACAAATAA